The following are encoded in a window of Panicum virgatum strain AP13 chromosome 5N, P.virgatum_v5, whole genome shotgun sequence genomic DNA:
- the LOC120676496 gene encoding GDSL esterase/lipase At1g33811-like, translated as MHAVAVSRSIEVARGGRRSPETMGYDGRRLALALAVAACWAAESIAWGAPRPAAPCMYVFGDSLVDNGNNNGILSLARANYRPYGIDFREGPPGRFTNGRTMVDFLSDMLGLRPPLVPPYATARPADLPRGANFASGASGILAETGNNLGGHYPLSEQVEHFRAAVGAMGNASAFRGNATRLAEHLGRCIFFVGMGSNDYLNNYFMPGYYDTAQRYGPRDYAALLLQGYAAQLAALYGLGARKFVVAGVGQIGCIPYELARMNSDNQPSVGSEDISISIGIGGGGGGVWSSPTSSNTSGSGGGGVSGNAKPTPPDGAGACNETINSAIAIYNRGLLAMVKRFNGRGGQLRGARLVFLDTVQSGTDLAANAAAHGFTVLDRGCCGVGRNNGQITCLPLQRPCDDRSAYLFWDAFHPTEAVNRIYAAKAFGSNNTAEVYPINVSQLAAL; from the exons ATGCATGCTGTAGCAGTCTCGAGATCGATCGAGGTCGCGCGCGGTGGCCGACGATCGCCGGAGACGATGGGCTACGACGGGAGGAGGCTCGCGCTCGcgttggcggtggcggcgtgctGGGCGGCGGAGTCGATCGCGTggggcgcgccgcggccggcggcgccgtgcaTGTACGTCTTCGGGGACTCGCTGGTGGACAACGGCAACAACAACGGCATCCTGAGCCTGGCGCGCGCCAACTACCGCCCCTACGGCATCGACTTCCGCGAGGGCCCGCCGGGGCGCTTCACCAACGGCCGCACCATGGTCGACTTCCTCTCCGACATGCtcggcctccgcccgccgctcgTCCCGCCCTACGccaccgcgcgccccgccgACCTCCCCCGCGGCGCCAACTTCGCCTCGGGCGCCTCCGGCATCCTCGCCGAGACAGGGAACAACCTG GGCGGGCACTACCCGTTGTCGGAGCAGGTGGAGCACTTCCGCGCGGCAGTGGGCGCCATGGGGAACGCGTCGGCGTTCCGCGGCAACGCCACGAGGCTGGCGGAGCACCTGGGGCGGTGCATCTTCTTCGTCGGCATGGGCAGCAACGACTACCTCAACAACTACTTCATGCCCGGTTACTACGACACCGCGCAGCGGTACGGCCCGCGGGACTacgccgcgctcctcctccagGGCTACGCCGCCCAGCTCGCCGCGCTCTACGGCCTCGGCGCCCGCAAgttcgtcgtcgccggcgtcggccaGATCGGCTGCATCCCCTACGAGCTCGCCAGGATGAACAGCGACAACCAGCCGTCCGTCGGTAGTGAAGACATCTCTATATCCAttggcatcggcggcggcggcggtggcgtgtgGTCATCGCCAACGTCGTCAAAcacgagcggcagcggcggcggcggcgtcagcgGCAACGCGAAGCCGACGCCgcccgacggcgccggcgcgtgcAACGAGACGATCAACAGCGCGATCGCCATCTACAACCGGGGCCTGCTGGCGATGGTGAAGCGCTTCAACGGCCGCGGCGGTCAGCTGCGCGGGGCGCGGCTCGTCTTCCTCGACACCGTGCAGAGCGGCACGGACCTcgccgccaacgccgccgcGCACGGGTTCACGGTGCTGGACCGCGGGTGCTGCGGCGTGGGCCGGAACAACGGCCAGATCACGTGCCTGCCGCTGCAGCGGCCCTGCGACGACCGGAGCGCCTACCTGTTCTGGGACGCCTTCCACCCCACGGAGGCGGTCAACAGGATCTACGCCGCCAAGGCCTTCGGCTCCAACAACACCGCCGAGGTTTACCCCATCAACGTCAGCCAGCTCGCCGCCCTATGA
- the LOC120676531 gene encoding uncharacterized protein LOC120676531 — protein sequence MRPLHLRPRVAAAGPARPGGLPSRLSLRPCRGSERGKGPVAVAATTSGGGKAAAAAAADVVRAFYDGVNRRDLAAVEPLIAEGCVYEDLVFPRPFVGRERIIGFFGEFMGTISADLQFVIDDISAEDSAAVGVTWHLEWRGRPFPFSRGCSFYRLLESEHEQQPQIVYGRDCVEPAVKPGDLALVIVRGVTWILERFPSLADRF from the exons ATGCGGCCGCTCCATCTTCGCCCCCGagtggccgccgccggtcctGCTCGGCCCGGCGGCCTCCCCAGCCGGCTGAGTCTCCGGCCGTGTCGCGGCAGCGAGAGGGGGAAGGGGCCGGTAGCCGTAGCAGCAACGACAAGTGGAGGAGGGaaggctgctgcggcggcggcggcggacgttGTGAGGGCGTTCTACGACGGCGTGAACCGGCGCGacctggcggcggtggagccgcTCATCGCCGAGGGCTGCGTGTACGAGGACCTGGTGTTCCCGCGGCCGTTCGTGGGGCGGGAGCGGATCATCGGCTTCTTCGGCGAGTTCATGGGGACCATCAGCGCCGACCTCCAGTTCGTGATCGACGACATCTCCGCCGAGGactccgccgccgtcggggtCACCTGGCACCTCG AGTGGAGGGGGCGGCCGTTCCCGTTCAGCAGGGGATGCAGCTTCTACCGCTTGCTGGAGTCGGAGCATGAGCAGCAGCCGCAGATCGT GTACGGTCGAGACTGCGTGGAGCCTGCCGTCAAGCCCGGGGATTTGGCGCTG GTCATCGTCAGGGGAGTGACCTGGATCCTTGAACGCTTTCCAAGCCTTGCCGACAGGTTCTGA
- the LOC120676497 gene encoding amidase 1-like isoform X1 → MAMGLEAGDYGAFMEKFELLPPQSQQQLPLHGLTFAIKDIFDISGRVTGFGNPDWARTHAPAAATSPVVLATLAAGATSVGKTVMDEMAYSINGENAHYGTPTNPCAPDRVPGGSSSGSAVAVGAKLVDFALGTDTGGSVRVPAAYCGIFGLRPSHGLVSTENVIPMSQMFDTVGWFARDLSTFSRVSNVLLPLPADNIIKQPTQFSIPKDCFEILGSLKDKTYQILNASVAKRFGSDAVDNRNLGEFVSDNVPTIGKFISNFSKSEAPSIPALSVISYVMRCLQRSEFKANHAEWVNTVKPNLGPGIRERVYEAITSEDGPMEDFHALRTEFKSALSALVKDDVILVIPTVPGSPPKLRMEAAALENFRARAFSLLSIAGLSGFCQLSIPLGMHDGVPVSVSLVARHGADRFLISVAQELYETLKEETKKAWSSSDSSP, encoded by the exons ATGGCGATGGGGCTGGAGGCCGGGGACTACGGCGCCTTCATGGAGAAATTCGAGCTGCTCCCTCCGCAATCTCAGCAGCAGCTCCCGCTGCACGGCCTCACCTTCGCCATCAAGGACAT CTTCGACATCAGCGGCCGCGTCACCGGGTTCGGCAACCCGGACTGGGCGAGGACgcacgcccccgccgccgccacctcccccgtCGTCCTGGCCacgctggccgccggcgccaccagcGTCGGCAAGACCGTCATGGATGAGATGGCCTACAG CATAAATGGGGAGAACGCGCACTACGGCACGCCGACGAATCCGTGCGCTCCCGATAGAGTCCCCGGAGGATCCTCCAGTGGATCAGCTGTTGCAGTTGGCGCGAAACTCGTGGACTTCGCTCTGG GAACTGACACCGGCGGCAGTGTGAGGGTACCTGCTGCCTATTGTGGCATATTTGGACTCAGGCCTTCCCATGGATTGGTTTCGACTGAAAATGTCATTCCGATGTCGCAGATGTTCGATACTGTTG GGTGGTTTGCTAGAGACCTCTCTACATTTTCTCGTGTAAGCAACGTGTTGTTGCCGCTGCCTGCTGACAACATTATCAAGCAACCAACTCAATTTTCGATTCCTAAGGACTGTTTTGAAATCTTAGGTTCTCTGAAGGATAAGACATATCAGATTCTCAATGCTTCAGTAGCTAAGAGATTTGGTA GTGATGCAGTAGATAATAGGAACCTTGGTGAATTCGTCTCCGACAATGTCCCAACAATTGGGAAATTTATTAGCAACTTCTCCAAAAGCGAAGCACCTTCCATACCTGCTCTATCTGTTATTTCATATGTCATGCGATGCCTCCAAAG GTCCGAATTCAAAGCCAATCATGCAGAGTGGGTCAACACTGTAAAGCCTAACCTAGGCCCAGGAATCCGAGAGCGAGTGTACGAGGCCATTACATCAGAAGATGGACCCatggaggattttcatgctcTGAGGACTGAATTCAAGTCTGCACTTTCTGCTCTTGTCAAG GATGATGTAATCCTTGTGATCCCAACAGTTCCTGGTTCTCCACCAAAGCTGCGCATGGAAGCTGCTGCTCTGGAAAACTTCCGGGCAAGAGCATTTTCACTTCTGTCAATCGCTGGACTGTCTGGGTTTTGCCAG TTGAGCATTCCACTTGGCATGCACGATGGTGTTCCAGTGTCGGTCTCGCTCGTGGCACGCCATGGCGCAGACCGGTTCCTCATCAGTGTGGCTCAGGAGCTGTATGAGACGCTCAAAGAGGAAACCAAGAAAGCATGGAGCTCATCAGACTCCTCTCCCTGA
- the LOC120676497 gene encoding amidase 1-like isoform X2: MAMGLEAGDYGAFMEKFELLPPQSQQQLPLHGLTFAIKDIFDISGRVTGFGNPDWARTHAPAAATSPVVLATLAAGATSVGKTVMDEMAYSINGENAHYGTPTNPCAPDRVPGGSSSGSAVAVGAKLVDFALGTDTGGSVRVPAAYCGIFGLRPSHGLVSTENVIPMSQMFDTVGWFARDLSTFSRVSNVLLPLPADNIIKQPTQFSIPKDCFEILGSLKDKTYQILNASVAKRFGSDAVDNRNLGEFVSDNVPTIGKFISNFSKSEAPSIPALSVISYVMRCLQRSEFKANHAEWVNTVKPNLGPGIRERVYEAITSEDGPMEDFHALRTEFKSALSALVKDDVILVIPTVPGSPPKLRMEAAALENFRARAFSLLSIAGLSGFCQVYVC, translated from the exons ATGGCGATGGGGCTGGAGGCCGGGGACTACGGCGCCTTCATGGAGAAATTCGAGCTGCTCCCTCCGCAATCTCAGCAGCAGCTCCCGCTGCACGGCCTCACCTTCGCCATCAAGGACAT CTTCGACATCAGCGGCCGCGTCACCGGGTTCGGCAACCCGGACTGGGCGAGGACgcacgcccccgccgccgccacctcccccgtCGTCCTGGCCacgctggccgccggcgccaccagcGTCGGCAAGACCGTCATGGATGAGATGGCCTACAG CATAAATGGGGAGAACGCGCACTACGGCACGCCGACGAATCCGTGCGCTCCCGATAGAGTCCCCGGAGGATCCTCCAGTGGATCAGCTGTTGCAGTTGGCGCGAAACTCGTGGACTTCGCTCTGG GAACTGACACCGGCGGCAGTGTGAGGGTACCTGCTGCCTATTGTGGCATATTTGGACTCAGGCCTTCCCATGGATTGGTTTCGACTGAAAATGTCATTCCGATGTCGCAGATGTTCGATACTGTTG GGTGGTTTGCTAGAGACCTCTCTACATTTTCTCGTGTAAGCAACGTGTTGTTGCCGCTGCCTGCTGACAACATTATCAAGCAACCAACTCAATTTTCGATTCCTAAGGACTGTTTTGAAATCTTAGGTTCTCTGAAGGATAAGACATATCAGATTCTCAATGCTTCAGTAGCTAAGAGATTTGGTA GTGATGCAGTAGATAATAGGAACCTTGGTGAATTCGTCTCCGACAATGTCCCAACAATTGGGAAATTTATTAGCAACTTCTCCAAAAGCGAAGCACCTTCCATACCTGCTCTATCTGTTATTTCATATGTCATGCGATGCCTCCAAAG GTCCGAATTCAAAGCCAATCATGCAGAGTGGGTCAACACTGTAAAGCCTAACCTAGGCCCAGGAATCCGAGAGCGAGTGTACGAGGCCATTACATCAGAAGATGGACCCatggaggattttcatgctcTGAGGACTGAATTCAAGTCTGCACTTTCTGCTCTTGTCAAG GATGATGTAATCCTTGTGATCCCAACAGTTCCTGGTTCTCCACCAAAGCTGCGCATGGAAGCTGCTGCTCTGGAAAACTTCCGGGCAAGAGCATTTTCACTTCTGTCAATCGCTGGACTGTCTGGGTTTTGCCAGGTATATGTCTGCTGA